A region of Asticcacaulis excentricus DNA encodes the following proteins:
- a CDS encoding PAS domain-containing hybrid sensor histidine kinase/response regulator produces the protein MNGYILLIAAAAYVAGLFAIGAWAEGRARREGGRSPLRLPAYALSLGVYCTSWTFFGAVGSAAGEGWSFVPIYLGPILLWLLASGFLTRLIAAVRAEGATSISDFIGARFGKSRGVAALVTLLALFGTIPYVALQLRSVGTSFAAVAGGERLWPMTLTALALALFAMLFGTRHYVASSRNEGIFYVIATESLVKLVALVAVAGFAVLAFMSAPPDLRSDGWAHFSARFAPSQLNLDFGVMTLLSMAAVVCLPRQFYTAVIGADRPEDAQRARWPFVGYLLATLVVVPPITLAGLTLLSPDVPHDLFVLNLPYAAGLNGLTLLAFIGGFAAATGMVLVETIALSTMISNDLIAPFLLRHRSASAAADFGKLMLWVRRASIAAVMGAALTYALWVPPGQQLAVIGQIAFAAIAQFTPALLLAVNGKARDAAAIQAGLLAGLIVWTYTLFWPTIASTHWLEGAALTLFDPQGLFGIKALWPDLNPLVHGVVASLGANAAAWALASAFGRTRPGFGLRLTPTVRQGAVHSLGQLTTLTARFAGPEAVAEAFGRIQDHAPIDRAAVRRAERLIAGVVGAPSAHAIVSSALSGTAISVDEVARLLDRSGQSLQFSRGLLAATLENIDPGVSVVDQNLRLVAWNTRYLELFQYPPELVRVGTPVAELIRFNAERGECGPGEVESHVARRLDHMRRGTHHAFQRRRNDGRVIRTVGGPMPGGGYVMCFTDVTGEADALSALETARAELESRVERRTAELRLVNSALARATEEKTRFLAAASHDLLQPLHAARLFTAALAEETQGEARALVDNVERSIEAADALLKSLLDISKLDAGGVTPRPVRFDLSVLARDLSLIFTPLAAEKGLSLRLIAPSVWVESDRTLLRSILQNFLSNAVRYTKTGGVLLVLRPRTDRVRIEVYDTGVGIAEADQDRIFREFERLGVSGEAGVGLGLAIVERTARLLGLRVEVRSRLGRGSRFAVTLPRVEAVEATTAVPVATNAPARRVLIVDDEPAVREAMSALLTQWGCAVQAVDDTQAALSQAETADCALIDYNLSEGQDGLSLIRRLRGRNPDLRVALITADRDPATEAAAEAVGVPVFAKPAEPKTLRQWLGV, from the coding sequence GTGAACGGCTATATTCTCCTCATCGCAGCGGCAGCCTATGTAGCCGGGTTGTTTGCCATCGGCGCCTGGGCCGAAGGGCGGGCGCGGCGTGAGGGCGGGCGTTCGCCGCTGAGGCTGCCGGCCTATGCCCTGTCTCTCGGTGTCTATTGCACCAGTTGGACCTTCTTTGGCGCGGTCGGATCGGCGGCCGGGGAGGGGTGGAGCTTCGTGCCCATCTATCTGGGGCCGATCCTGTTGTGGCTTCTGGCGTCCGGGTTTCTGACGCGCCTGATTGCCGCTGTGCGCGCCGAAGGGGCGACCTCGATCTCCGACTTCATCGGCGCGCGGTTCGGCAAGAGTCGCGGCGTGGCGGCGCTGGTGACGCTGCTGGCTCTGTTTGGCACCATTCCTTATGTGGCGTTACAATTGCGCTCGGTGGGGACCAGCTTTGCGGCGGTGGCGGGCGGTGAGCGGCTATGGCCCATGACCCTGACGGCGCTGGCCCTGGCGCTGTTTGCCATGCTGTTCGGCACGCGCCACTACGTGGCCTCCAGCCGCAATGAGGGCATCTTCTACGTCATTGCCACCGAATCTCTGGTCAAGCTGGTGGCGCTGGTTGCCGTGGCCGGGTTTGCCGTTCTGGCCTTTATGAGCGCGCCGCCCGATTTGCGCAGCGACGGCTGGGCGCATTTTTCCGCCCGCTTTGCCCCGTCTCAGCTCAATCTCGACTTTGGAGTCATGACGCTGCTGTCGATGGCCGCCGTGGTGTGCCTGCCGCGTCAGTTCTACACGGCGGTCATCGGGGCCGACCGACCGGAGGACGCACAAAGGGCGCGCTGGCCGTTCGTGGGCTATCTGCTGGCGACGCTTGTGGTGGTGCCGCCCATTACGCTGGCCGGACTGACGCTTCTGAGCCCGGATGTGCCGCATGATCTGTTCGTGCTCAACCTGCCCTATGCGGCGGGGCTGAATGGTCTGACCCTGCTGGCCTTTATCGGCGGCTTTGCGGCGGCGACGGGCATGGTTCTGGTCGAAACCATCGCCCTTTCGACCATGATTTCCAACGACCTGATCGCGCCCTTCCTGCTGCGTCACCGCAGCGCCTCGGCAGCGGCGGATTTCGGCAAGCTGATGCTGTGGGTGCGCCGCGCTTCGATTGCGGCGGTGATGGGCGCGGCCCTGACCTATGCCCTGTGGGTGCCGCCGGGGCAGCAACTGGCGGTCATCGGGCAGATTGCCTTTGCCGCCATCGCACAGTTTACTCCGGCCCTGCTTCTGGCCGTCAATGGCAAGGCGCGCGATGCCGCCGCCATTCAGGCCGGGCTGCTGGCCGGTCTGATCGTGTGGACCTACACCCTGTTCTGGCCGACCATAGCTTCGACGCACTGGCTTGAAGGGGCGGCCCTGACGCTGTTCGATCCGCAGGGCCTGTTCGGCATAAAGGCCTTGTGGCCGGACCTCAATCCGCTGGTGCACGGGGTGGTGGCGTCGCTGGGGGCCAATGCCGCCGCCTGGGCGCTGGCCTCGGCCTTTGGGCGCACCCGTCCGGGCTTTGGCCTGCGCCTGACGCCGACGGTGCGGCAAGGCGCGGTGCACAGTCTGGGGCAGTTGACCACGCTGACGGCGCGCTTTGCCGGGCCCGAAGCGGTCGCCGAAGCCTTTGGCCGTATACAGGACCACGCCCCCATCGACCGCGCCGCCGTGCGCCGGGCCGAGCGGTTGATCGCCGGGGTGGTCGGCGCGCCTTCGGCCCACGCCATCGTGTCGTCCGCCCTGTCCGGCACGGCGATCAGCGTGGATGAGGTGGCGCGCCTGCTCGACCGGTCGGGCCAGAGCCTGCAATTTTCGCGCGGCCTTCTGGCGGCGACGCTGGAAAACATCGACCCCGGCGTCAGCGTGGTCGATCAGAACCTGCGGCTGGTGGCGTGGAACACGCGCTATCTGGAGCTGTTTCAATACCCGCCTGAGCTTGTGCGCGTCGGCACGCCGGTGGCCGAGCTGATCCGCTTCAATGCCGAACGCGGCGAGTGCGGGCCGGGCGAGGTCGAAAGCCACGTCGCGCGCCGGCTGGACCACATGCGGCGCGGCACGCACCACGCTTTTCAACGGCGGCGCAATGACGGGCGGGTGATCCGCACGGTCGGCGGCCCCATGCCAGGCGGCGGCTATGTTATGTGCTTTACCGATGTGACGGGCGAGGCCGACGCCCTGTCAGCGTTGGAAACGGCGCGCGCCGAGCTGGAAAGCCGCGTGGAACGCCGGACGGCGGAGCTGCGGCTGGTCAATTCGGCTCTGGCGCGGGCGACCGAAGAAAAGACGCGCTTTCTGGCGGCGGCCAGCCATGATCTGCTGCAACCGCTGCACGCCGCGCGCCTGTTTACAGCGGCTCTGGCGGAGGAGACGCAAGGCGAGGCGCGGGCGCTGGTTGATAATGTCGAACGCTCGATCGAGGCGGCGGATGCCCTGCTGAAATCCCTGCTCGATATCTCCAAGCTCGATGCCGGGGGCGTCACGCCGCGCCCGGTGCGCTTCGACCTGTCGGTTCTGGCCCGGGATCTGAGCCTGATCTTCACGCCGCTGGCGGCGGAAAAGGGGCTGAGTTTACGCCTGATCGCGCCCTCGGTGTGGGTGGAGAGCGACCGCACCCTGCTGCGCTCCATCCTGCAAAACTTCCTGTCCAATGCCGTGCGCTACACAAAAACCGGTGGCGTGCTGCTGGTGCTGCGGCCGCGCACAGACCGTGTGCGGATCGAGGTCTATGATACCGGCGTCGGCATTGCCGAGGCCGATCAGGACCGTATCTTCCGTGAATTTGAGCGGCTGGGCGTATCGGGTGAGGCTGGGGTCGGGCTGGGGCTGGCCATTGTCGAGCGCACGGCGCGGCTTCTGGGGCTGCGTGTCGAGGTGCGTTCGCGCTTGGGGCGCGGCAGCCGCTTTGCCGTGACCCTGCCGCGCGTGGAGGCCGTTGAGGCCACGACAGCGGTACCGGTGGCAACTAACGCCCCGGCGCGGCGCGTGCTGATCGTCGACGATGAGCCGGCGGTGCGCGAAGCCATGTCGGCGCTGCTGACGCAGTGGGGGTGTGCCGTGCAGGCGGTGGATGACACGCAGGCGGCTCTCAGTCAGGCCGAAACCGCCGACTGCGCCCTGATCGACTATAATCTGAGTGAGGGTCAGGACGGCCTGTCGCTGATCCGGCGTTTGCGGGGGCGTAATCCAGACCTGCGTGTCGCCCTGATTACCGCCGACCGCGACCCGGCGACCGAGGCGGCCGCTGAGGCGGTGGGCGTGCCGGTCTTCGCCAAACCCGCTGAGCCCAAAACCCTGCGGCAGTGGCTGGGGGTTTAA
- a CDS encoding TonB-dependent receptor plug domain-containing protein, giving the protein MLASTMFMSLAALAATAQAQTTPTAEEAAKQEAAKEDASAVQEVVVTGSRIRRNEFTAASPVQIITSERSTMVGQTDTTKIIQGSTTANNAAQINNNYTGYVTTGGPGTNTVSLRGLGANRTLVLLNGHRVGPAGVGGTVGPADLNTIPNAVVDRTEILKDGASSIYGSDAVAGVINIITKKNMDGGAARVVISQPEESGGEEYNLSVSQGVVKDRFHGIFTAEYYQQKALKLGDRDWSCPEDYMFYADGSRADLIDPKTGKYKCTQLLTNRFDNLSTGRNYVYQQGAVNGGGFGDDITNFHRVGATYCVDPSKPCPAGSTNVDATKTRASRADQVTYLERYKDRDIYSPVTRKSLNFFGGYDLTDNTEVYGEFMYNVRESSQRNFRQLFPTVHFNNPNNPFRVGNPNGYAPGFARTIITVDSNRDQEVRYLRALAGIKGILPSYGIFKNWTWDVYAQTSRSKAIYGADFIYNDRVLATTGAVACDLTILKSATACPTGGVNYFRPSTVESGIFTPEESAFIFGYEQGKTSYIQSYAEADFSGDLIDLPAGTLAASVGFVYRQESLNDNPGTQAKASNYWGSTTSGQTVGKDTVKEAFLELDIPVLKGLPFAEKLDINLSTRYSDYDSYGSNSTYKAALNWAISKEWRLRMSQGDSFRAPALYELYLANQSGFLGQSAIDPCYNLAAVNNPNATIVANCAAQGIPTNYNALGISSATIFSGGGKGLLKAETSLNRTVGLVWTPKFAKLNVAVDFFETKIENQVSTFGAANILYECYRSPNLSSPFCSLFTRDLNPTSLTRYGILTVQNNYLNVAEQFMRGFDLTMSYDHKFDWFDFRVESENSFIRKWTYTLLNGSPTQNQLGFVGTPEYVGNLNFRFNRGDYTLNWNVNLVGKSSDFDYYDYNSQATYYASPTPVYYKMNAEFYAMHTLSLRKKFDNWSVVGTVRNVTNEQPPAISGYGAARLGNAALTSQYDQMGRTFVLSIQRNW; this is encoded by the coding sequence ATGCTCGCGTCAACGATGTTTATGAGCCTTGCGGCTCTGGCAGCGACGGCGCAGGCCCAGACGACACCGACGGCTGAGGAGGCTGCCAAGCAGGAAGCCGCCAAGGAAGATGCTTCCGCCGTTCAAGAAGTTGTGGTTACTGGCTCGCGCATCCGTCGTAATGAGTTCACTGCGGCTTCGCCGGTGCAGATCATTACGTCTGAGCGTTCGACGATGGTGGGGCAGACCGATACCACCAAGATCATTCAGGGTTCGACCACCGCAAACAACGCGGCTCAGATCAACAACAACTATACCGGTTACGTCACGACCGGTGGTCCTGGCACCAACACGGTTTCGCTGCGTGGTCTGGGCGCTAACCGTACCTTGGTTCTGCTGAACGGTCACCGTGTGGGCCCGGCTGGCGTTGGCGGCACCGTTGGGCCGGCTGACCTGAACACCATCCCGAATGCGGTCGTTGATCGCACCGAAATTCTGAAGGACGGTGCTTCGTCCATCTATGGTTCGGACGCGGTTGCGGGCGTTATCAACATCATCACCAAGAAGAACATGGATGGTGGTGCGGCCCGCGTTGTTATCTCGCAGCCGGAAGAAAGCGGCGGCGAAGAGTACAACCTCTCCGTCTCTCAAGGCGTTGTTAAGGACCGTTTCCACGGTATCTTCACGGCTGAATATTATCAGCAGAAGGCCCTGAAGCTGGGCGACCGCGACTGGTCTTGCCCCGAAGACTATATGTTCTACGCTGACGGCAGCCGTGCGGACCTGATTGATCCGAAGACGGGCAAATACAAGTGTACGCAACTCCTGACCAACCGTTTTGACAACCTCTCGACCGGTCGCAACTATGTGTACCAGCAAGGGGCTGTGAACGGCGGCGGTTTTGGTGATGACATCACCAACTTCCATCGTGTTGGCGCGACCTATTGCGTGGATCCGTCCAAGCCCTGCCCAGCGGGTTCGACGAACGTGGATGCGACCAAGACGCGCGCTTCGCGTGCGGATCAGGTCACCTATCTTGAGCGTTACAAGGACCGCGACATCTATTCGCCGGTTACGCGGAAGTCGCTCAACTTCTTTGGTGGCTATGACCTGACCGACAACACCGAAGTGTACGGCGAATTCATGTACAATGTGCGTGAATCTTCGCAGCGCAATTTCCGTCAGTTGTTCCCGACGGTTCACTTCAACAACCCGAACAACCCGTTCCGCGTGGGTAACCCCAACGGTTACGCGCCAGGTTTTGCCCGTACCATCATCACGGTGGATTCGAACCGCGACCAGGAAGTTCGCTATCTGCGTGCTCTGGCCGGTATCAAGGGCATCCTTCCGTCCTACGGCATCTTCAAGAACTGGACCTGGGATGTTTATGCCCAGACGTCGCGTTCTAAGGCTATCTATGGCGCGGACTTCATCTACAATGACCGCGTTCTGGCGACCACGGGTGCCGTTGCGTGTGACCTGACCATCCTCAAGTCAGCAACGGCCTGTCCGACGGGTGGCGTCAACTACTTCCGTCCTTCGACGGTTGAATCGGGCATCTTCACGCCTGAGGAATCGGCTTTTATCTTTGGGTATGAGCAAGGTAAGACCAGCTACATCCAAAGCTATGCCGAAGCGGATTTCTCCGGTGATCTGATTGACCTGCCGGCCGGTACGCTGGCGGCTTCGGTCGGCTTTGTGTACCGTCAGGAATCACTGAACGACAATCCGGGTACTCAGGCCAAGGCCTCCAACTACTGGGGTTCGACGACTTCGGGTCAAACCGTCGGCAAGGACACGGTGAAGGAAGCCTTCCTCGAACTGGATATTCCGGTTCTGAAGGGCCTGCCGTTTGCTGAAAAACTGGATATCAACCTCTCGACCCGTTATTCGGACTACGACTCTTACGGTTCGAACAGCACCTACAAGGCCGCTCTGAACTGGGCGATCAGCAAGGAATGGCGTCTGCGTATGTCGCAGGGGGACTCGTTCCGCGCACCGGCCCTGTATGAACTGTACCTGGCCAACCAGTCGGGCTTCCTGGGTCAGTCGGCGATTGACCCGTGCTACAACCTTGCGGCGGTCAATAACCCGAACGCCACGATCGTTGCCAACTGTGCGGCTCAGGGCATTCCGACCAACTACAATGCTTTGGGCATAAGCTCGGCAACCATCTTCTCCGGTGGTGGCAAGGGCCTGCTGAAGGCTGAAACCTCGCTCAACCGCACCGTTGGTCTGGTCTGGACACCTAAGTTCGCCAAGCTCAACGTGGCCGTTGATTTCTTCGAAACGAAGATCGAGAATCAGGTTTCTACGTTTGGGGCCGCTAACATTCTTTACGAATGCTACCGTTCGCCGAACCTGTCGTCGCCCTTCTGCTCGCTGTTTACCCGCGATCTAAACCCGACTTCGCTTACCCGTTACGGGATCCTCACGGTTCAGAACAACTATCTGAACGTGGCCGAACAGTTCATGCGTGGTTTCGACCTGACCATGAGCTACGATCACAAGTTCGATTGGTTCGACTTCCGTGTTGAAAGTGAAAACTCTTTCATCCGGAAGTGGACTTACACCCTGCTCAACGGTTCGCCGACTCAAAACCAGCTCGGTTTCGTCGGGACCCCTGAGTATGTTGGCAATCTTAACTTCCGCTTCAACCGTGGCGATTACACGCTGAACTGGAACGTCAATTTGGTGGGTAAGTCTTCGGACTTCGACTATTACGACTACAACTCGCAAGCGACCTACTATGCTTCGCCGACCCCGGTGTACTACAAGATGAACGCCGAGTTCTATGCCATGCATACGCTGTCACTGCGGAAGAAGTTTGACAACTGGTCGGTGGTCGGGACGGTCCGCAACGTTACCAACGAGCAACCGCCGGCGATCTCTGGCTACGGTGCGGCTCGCCTCGGTAACGCGGCTCTGACCAGCCAGTACGATCAGATGGGCCGCACCTTCGTGTTGTCGATCCAGCGCAACTGGTAA
- a CDS encoding alpha/beta hydrolase family protein: MAFYLSLHSSHRALAAAFFLSSAVAVPVAVLPTDADAEAAPPSAEDFGRLPALSSLTLSPDGKHIAAVSSQDGKTSYITVWETSDMSKPIGIGSDPRVRFMGVNFVKDERLSVTVRQIFDYGSLKTFLFKNEFTDLTGSKWFKGTPERKAQSEAEEINRATSSAQVVSTLPNDPENVLVAGDQGAIYKSNLKTGKITLYERLGERDGSLFYDFNGVLRAKSLIKFENGNSFAVQMVKDPDTNEWKEIFRAYFKEREIPSIVGLTKDPNIIMVRARRGQDHTAIYHYDIRSNTFKDVVFAHPSFDVGGVLLDHRTGEIIAFSYMADRPSLYYVDEKLDATMKGIEQALGLKTEVITWKDLATSKESKLRLPDGASLSLVDYSSDFKTLIVRKSGPSTPDEYYLYIDGKGLQGIGSSRPWLDTSLLGEGHLEQFTARDGRPIPALVYKPKVEKYGKGPYPTLIIPHGGPWARDYLDWSVITPWAQYFVARGYAVAMPQYRGSDGWGWAQWTAGDNKWGEEMSDDMDDVALGMVKQGVADRNRLAMHGYSFGGYSAMAAIVRPNPIYQCAISGAGPSSPKSMQRETQDSRFTREFQRPFVDGLDAKANVANASIPILIYHGDRDTNVLPGESKVFYEALISAKKKAEYVLFKDMGHEANKWGPEHEIKLLNMVDNYLKTDCKAGGL, translated from the coding sequence ATGGCTTTCTATTTATCCTTGCATTCGTCTCATAGAGCACTGGCTGCTGCTTTTTTTCTGTCGTCCGCCGTGGCAGTTCCGGTCGCCGTTCTGCCGACCGACGCAGACGCTGAGGCGGCCCCTCCCTCTGCCGAAGATTTCGGGCGCCTGCCCGCCCTTAGCAGCCTGACCCTGTCCCCAGACGGCAAACACATCGCGGCCGTGTCATCTCAGGATGGCAAGACATCTTACATCACGGTGTGGGAAACATCTGATATGTCAAAGCCGATCGGGATCGGTTCTGATCCGCGTGTCCGGTTTATGGGCGTCAACTTCGTCAAGGACGAACGCCTGTCCGTGACGGTCCGGCAAATTTTCGATTACGGCTCTCTGAAGACTTTTCTGTTCAAGAACGAGTTCACCGATCTTACCGGTTCCAAATGGTTTAAAGGCACCCCTGAACGCAAGGCGCAGAGCGAGGCCGAAGAAATAAACCGAGCAACGAGCAGTGCCCAAGTGGTATCCACCCTCCCGAATGATCCGGAAAACGTTCTGGTGGCTGGTGACCAGGGGGCAATTTACAAATCGAACCTGAAAACAGGGAAAATCACTCTGTATGAGCGTCTGGGCGAAAGAGACGGAAGCCTTTTTTATGACTTCAACGGCGTTCTGCGCGCAAAGTCGTTAATCAAGTTCGAAAACGGCAACAGCTTTGCGGTGCAGATGGTAAAAGACCCGGACACCAACGAGTGGAAGGAAATATTTCGGGCTTATTTCAAGGAACGTGAAATACCCTCTATTGTGGGCCTGACCAAAGACCCGAACATCATCATGGTTCGGGCGCGCAGAGGGCAGGATCACACAGCCATCTACCACTACGATATTCGCTCGAACACGTTTAAGGATGTTGTCTTTGCACATCCGAGCTTTGATGTGGGTGGCGTACTGCTGGACCACCGAACCGGCGAAATCATCGCCTTTAGTTACATGGCCGACCGTCCGAGCCTCTACTATGTAGATGAAAAGCTTGATGCTACCATGAAGGGTATAGAACAGGCCTTGGGTCTCAAGACCGAGGTTATCACCTGGAAAGATCTGGCCACATCAAAGGAGTCAAAGCTTCGTCTCCCGGATGGAGCCAGCCTGTCGCTGGTCGATTACAGCTCAGATTTCAAAACACTGATCGTCAGAAAGTCGGGCCCATCGACCCCCGACGAATACTACCTTTACATCGACGGTAAGGGCCTGCAGGGCATCGGATCGTCGCGCCCGTGGCTGGATACGTCGCTGCTTGGAGAAGGCCATCTGGAGCAATTTACGGCCCGTGACGGACGCCCCATACCGGCTCTGGTCTATAAGCCAAAGGTCGAAAAATACGGTAAAGGCCCCTATCCGACCCTGATTATTCCGCATGGCGGTCCGTGGGCCCGCGATTATCTTGACTGGAGCGTCATTACCCCATGGGCACAGTATTTCGTGGCGCGCGGATATGCCGTGGCCATGCCGCAATACCGTGGTTCAGATGGCTGGGGCTGGGCTCAGTGGACGGCGGGCGACAACAAGTGGGGCGAAGAAATGTCTGACGACATGGATGACGTCGCGCTTGGCATGGTCAAACAAGGCGTAGCGGACCGCAATCGCCTCGCCATGCATGGTTACTCCTTCGGTGGGTATTCCGCCATGGCGGCGATCGTTCGACCGAATCCTATCTACCAATGCGCCATTTCCGGTGCCGGCCCCTCTTCACCCAAGTCCATGCAACGCGAAACCCAGGATTCACGCTTCACGCGTGAATTCCAGCGTCCGTTCGTCGATGGTCTGGATGCAAAGGCCAATGTGGCCAATGCCAGCATTCCTATCCTGATCTATCACGGCGACCGTGACACGAACGTTCTTCCCGGGGAGTCCAAGGTTTTCTATGAAGCTTTGATCAGTGCCAAGAAAAAAGCCGAATATGTGCTTTTCAAGGATATGGGTCACGAGGCCAACAAATGGGGCCCGGAGCACGAAATCAAGCTTCTGAACATGGTTGATAATTATTTGAAAACAGACTGTAAGGCTGGCGGGCTGTAA
- a CDS encoding DHA2 family efflux MFS transporter permease subunit, producing the protein MASSSSSAGPAPLTGVSLALAAVALALGTFMQVLDSTIANVALPTIAGNLGVASDQGTWVITSFAVANGISVPLTGWLMMRFGVVRTFVVSVALFTLASFLCGIAWNLPSLILFRILQGAVSGPMIPGSQALLIMIFPPDKRSTALGVWSMTTLVAPVLGPILGGWISDNFAWEWIFLINVPVGIACTWICWRFMHNRETPTVARKLNMVSFSLLVFWVGTLQLVLDTGKDADWFNSAHIVILSLLALIGFVAWLIWELNEKNPVVDLSLFKSRNFAFGVIALCAAYAVFFGNNLLMPLWLQTNMGYVATWAGLAAAPSGVVAVFLTPFVAKISNRIDARIMATISLLLFALSFYMRSLYSPDIDFGHLILPMFVMGAAMSTFFTSMITVSFRDVAPHQMPAASGLSNFARITAGSFAASLTTTLWDNYETHALNNIAGAMAGGSGGGNSGGAGGVDQVVYQMMQMGLSQAQAVAAITRQVSQQAYLLATVDIFRISSIIIVCLIPLIWLSRKAMANGQVHAAD; encoded by the coding sequence ATGGCCTCATCTTCTTCCTCTGCCGGACCCGCGCCGCTGACCGGCGTGTCACTGGCTCTCGCCGCCGTGGCGCTGGCGCTCGGCACCTTCATGCAGGTGCTCGACTCCACTATCGCCAATGTCGCCCTGCCGACCATCGCCGGTAATCTCGGCGTTGCCTCCGATCAGGGGACGTGGGTCATCACCTCCTTCGCCGTCGCCAACGGCATCTCGGTGCCGCTGACCGGCTGGCTGATGATGCGCTTTGGCGTGGTGCGCACCTTTGTCGTCTCGGTGGCCCTGTTTACGCTGGCCTCGTTCCTGTGCGGTATCGCGTGGAACCTGCCGTCGCTGATCCTGTTCCGCATCCTGCAAGGGGCGGTGTCAGGCCCGATGATTCCGGGCTCTCAGGCCCTGCTGATCATGATCTTCCCCCCCGATAAACGCTCAACGGCACTGGGGGTGTGGTCGATGACCACGCTGGTCGCACCGGTGCTGGGGCCCATTCTGGGCGGCTGGATTTCGGATAATTTTGCCTGGGAATGGATATTCCTGATCAATGTGCCGGTGGGGATCGCCTGTACGTGGATCTGCTGGCGCTTCATGCACAACCGCGAAACCCCGACCGTAGCGCGCAAGCTGAACATGGTGTCCTTCTCGCTGCTGGTCTTCTGGGTCGGGACGCTGCAACTGGTGCTCGATACCGGTAAGGATGCCGACTGGTTCAATTCGGCCCATATCGTCATCCTGTCGCTGCTGGCCCTCATCGGGTTTGTGGCCTGGCTGATCTGGGAACTGAACGAAAAGAACCCGGTGGTCGATCTGTCGCTGTTTAAAAGCCGCAACTTCGCGTTTGGCGTTATCGCGCTGTGCGCGGCCTATGCGGTCTTCTTCGGCAACAATCTGCTGATGCCGCTGTGGCTGCAAACCAATATGGGCTATGTAGCGACCTGGGCCGGTCTGGCGGCCGCGCCGTCGGGGGTGGTGGCCGTCTTCCTGACGCCGTTTGTGGCCAAGATTTCCAACCGCATCGACGCACGCATCATGGCGACGATCTCGCTGCTGCTGTTTGCCCTGTCCTTCTATATGCGCTCGCTCTATTCGCCGGATATCGACTTCGGCCACCTGATCCTGCCCATGTTCGTGATGGGGGCCGCGATGAGCACTTTTTTCACCTCGATGATCACCGTATCGTTCCGTGATGTTGCGCCGCATCAGATGCCGGCTGCGTCGGGCCTGTCGAACTTTGCCCGCATCACGGCGGGCTCGTTCGCGGCCTCGCTGACCACCACCTTGTGGGACAATTACGAAACCCACGCCCTGAACAACATTGCCGGAGCGATGGCGGGCGGTTCGGGCGGCGGCAATTCCGGCGGGGCCGGAGGCGTCGATCAGGTCGTGTATCAGATGATGCAGATGGGCCTGTCTCAGGCGCAGGCCGTCGCCGCCATCACGCGGCAAGTCAGTCAGCAGGCCTATCTGCTGGCCACGGTCGATATCTTCCGCATCTCGTCCATCATCATCGTGTGTCTGATCCCGCTGATCTGGCTGAGCCGAAAGGCGATGGCCAACGGACAGGTCCACGCGGCGGACTGA